Proteins co-encoded in one Carassius gibelio isolate Cgi1373 ecotype wild population from Czech Republic chromosome A15, carGib1.2-hapl.c, whole genome shotgun sequence genomic window:
- the LOC128029532 gene encoding leucine-rich repeat-containing protein 72-like, whose protein sequence is NPALLGSLEKLSTLILDCNNYSAHVKFPYMPSLTTLWINKNKISNLPIIVEEICCKFPNIKILSMMNNEAAPSYFNGGSLTQYMDYRQYVISQIPGLEVLDDTEVQEKEREVARKTYRMQRMREGSRRRKELHR, encoded by the exons AACCCGGCTCTTTTGGGCAGTTTGGAGAAGCTCAGCACACTCATCCTGGACTGCAATAACTACAGCGCGCATGTTAAATTCCCCTACATGCCCAGCCTCACCACCCTGTGGATCAACAAGAACAAAATCAGCAACCTCCCCATTATAGTGGAGGAGATCTGCTGCAAGTTCCCAAACATCAA GATTCTCAGTATGATGAACAATGAAGCAGCACCCAGTTACTTTAATGGAGGCAGTCTCACGCAGTATATGGATTACAG GCAGTATGTGATCAGTCAGATCCCGGGTCTGGAGGTGCTGGATGACACAGAGGTGCAGGAGAAAGAGCGTGAAGTGGCCCGAAAGACCTACAGGATGCAGAGGATGAGAGAAGGCAGTCGGAGGAGGAAGGAGCTTCATCGCTAA